The following nucleotide sequence is from Synchiropus splendidus isolate RoL2022-P1 chromosome 14, RoL_Sspl_1.0, whole genome shotgun sequence.
AAGCTGTTGCTCCCCAGAGAGTTGGCTGTAAATGAGTTTGCATGAGTTGGTGCTGCGCTCCGTAGGTTACAGCAGTGAGGATGAGAGCAGCCCCGGGGCTCGCGGCTCTCCGTTCCCATTCAGGTCATAAAGACATAATTGAGGTTGTTACACAAATCAGTGGCCAAATCAGCAGTTTTTGGAAGAGTGATAATCTGGCGCTAATTGAAAGGCAGCAGGAGAGCTAAGTGCCAGAGGTGGAGTCGTGATCTTCTCCGCACAAACAGAGCGGCTCGTCCCAACGTCATAAAAATCCAAAGAGTCTTGGTAAGCACTTTTGTTGTTCTCGGTTTGGTCTGAGTTTTATCATGAGCTTTTGTAGCTGCTGGTCTGGACCAAGACATGCTTCTGTGTTTCATCACGACGTGGTTTCTCCTCCTTTATCATCCTGATGTCTCACACTCTCTTCTTGCTTTGTAAACAAATGCATCTGGAGAAAAAGATATCCATGTGGTGCACTCCCCAGACAGACCTTGGGAGTTCAAATCAGATTTTTTAAAGTTGATCATGAGGTCAACACCCCTCCTGTTACTTTCCATACACAATTCTCATGAATCGCTTGAAATCTCCCCTCTGTTCGCAAGCACCAAACACACCAATGTAAGTAGCAAACAAAAACCGTCATCGTTGACATGTCAAGTTGTAGTTTACCATgatgcgcttttattttggttaaaaaaaatgtagaggGACATGAGGAATTTAAAATCTATGCTAAACAAAGTTCTCGGCTGTTGGAGCAGACCTGAACCTTAATGATGGGTGTTTAGTAGGGATGTGCGATAACGTGaaaccgccaaacacaatctccacaatgacaattctgcatctcacgataaattcgataaacatgcGACTCCCTTGCTGCATTGGGCTTACACACTTGAACATGACAAGAACGTGACAGCGcaccacgctctccagctccgcggcgtttgaCCACTGTGGAGAGTACcacagtgtggtggactttggctcGTGGATCGTGGTTTTAAACTTATCTTTAAtaaagggaacctttgataatgacactggtcgactctgagtctctggatctgtgtttattttattagatggagtggtcctcataggttctctgacacggtcgtctgccttggttcacatcaacaaatgcaggtctcctgctccgctggcgcctcggcgaaacaccgtggtgaaaatatttggatattggacggacctccgctccggtattggcgatggtgtcctcttccgcgtccccattagggttcactgatcgcggacacactctctcagGCAGCACagatgctacgacccggcatcagttagggaccatcaacaaattcaaaAGCGTCAATGTATTAGTGAAaacttcaataaggcaatggaaaacaaaccattttaggagagagaattgtgaaaagatttttcatcacacaagacaaaagacTGACTTTATAGTTTATATAATGATTtgttcacatgatttctaatatttcttcaatagcatctaggaaacgTGTCCAGacgggtccatagttaaagtcaactctgaagagacatgagatacatcagacagacggctcaatttaacccgcctaaataaagctggcagagaagtctgtcagacaccagcagcttctgccAGGGAGGTGAAACAGTGAATTTCTCTACACTttaactattatattgaaacataaacaaatgatgatgtttgagacaaactccacaaataagttgcatcataaaacagtttcaagagacactgtagtgtccaacatgTGGAATAGAATGttaatgtatttatcgtgataattattgttattgccaaaattacaacatttattgcGATGTCCATATCACCCAAACCTAGTGTTTAGAAGTGCGTGTTAGTGACTTGATCTATGTGGTGTAAAACTGAGCATTTCCAGTTGAACAGATGACTTAAATCGCCCTAGAAAATTGGATTACAGTTTTGGAAGCACGACTGGCCAGGTGTGTGTTGGAAGCTGAACTCCAGCTGTCAATGGTGAGAACAGTTGTGACAGCAGTCCACAGCTGCAGGGAGACGTGTTGGAGGTGGTGACGCTGCTCATCTCCTCCTTCCTTGACATTGTCAACACGTGTGAAATCATCCTGAAGGTTGTGATGTCATATTGGGGCGGGAGCCATCACAGAGTTGATAGGAGATCACATGACCCTGCTTTGTGAAACATTGGAGTGAAAGTCAGACCCCAATAATGACTGAAGAGCCAAATAAGTAAATGAACTCTGAGGGTCTTTGAGGAGCTGCACCATGTTTGACTCTACGCTCCATGGTTCTGCCATGTTGTGGTGGAGCCATCACGCTTCATTCAGTCTGGGTAATTAAAGTCTCCACAGGCGTTTCACTTCTGAATGTCAGTCTGTTGCCTGAAGAGCGTCTCAGACGTGTCTACAGGCAAATACCCGATGTGTCATGGTGCGTTCTCATTAGCCTGAATGGGCCACATGTGGAGGATGAGGGGATGGTGGCTTCCCCAGGGGCTGTGTGAAGAGTCAGCAGCAGTTtgggaggaggatgatgatgatcatgatgatgatgattaggTGTGAGGTTTGGGCTGAAAGACGCAgccacatctgctgctgctgctgtgactttgtTGGCAACACTGTGGTCATTGAAATTCTCTGTGTAGTAGACGGTCAAATAACCAGTGGGCGGCTCCTGCAGGTATTGGCCCGGTGCTTggtctcctcttcatccctctgaTCGGCTCGGCCAGTGACCGCTGCCACAGCAGCTATGGCAGGAGACGGCCGTTCATCTGGCTGCTGTCTCTGGGCGTCCTGGTGGCACTTTTGATCATTCCTCATGCTGACGTGCTGGCTGCCCGCCTCGCCTGGGGCGGACGCACCCTGCAGGTAGGACCTCCCTCTGAGCCGTACTCATTCAGTTCAGTCCCAAGTCAgctatgtttcttttttaaaactatCAGGTCCACATGATCCTACGCAGGTGTTTCTATGACCTCCTTGTACCCACAGGTTGGCTTCCTCATCCTGGGAGTCGGTCTGCTTGACTTCTGTGGACAAGTGTGCTTCACACCACTGGAGGCCCTTCTGTCCGACCTCTATcgagaggaggaggactgcAGCCAAGCCTTCGCCATGTTCTCCTTCATGGTCAGCGTGGGCGGCTGCATCGGTTATCTGCTCCCCGCCGTGGACTGGAGTCACAGCATCCTCTCAGATTACCTGGGGGGCCAGGCCGAGTGCCTCTTCTCCTtactcatcctcatcttcatctccagcgTGCTCATCACCATGAAAGTGTCCGAGGAGCCATCGAGTGCTGGGAGCATTCCGGTGGGCTCCGGGTCTCTGCTGGACTCGGGGAGCGGTGCAATGGAGGCGGGCCAGTGTGGAGTACCGCGGCCTTGCTGGTACCTGCTCAAGTGCAAGTTGAGACTGCTGAAATCTGGACCTCTTGTATGTTTGCTGAGAACATGCTGGACTATGACCCCGGCAATCTACAGGAGCTACTGCCACGTCCCCAAAGTGAtgaggcggctgtgtgtggctCAGCTGTGCAGCTGGATGGCGGTCATGTCCTTCATGCTGTTCTTCACCGACTTTGTGGGAGAGGGATTGTACCAGGGCGTTCCCAGCGCCTCGCCAGGAAGTCTGTCCAGGCAACAGTACGACGAAGGTAGGACTGGCATTTGCTGCTTCAtaaaactgctgagtcatcgATTAAAGATACGACTGCTGCTGTGTTGGTTTTGCTTGTTGGCTTTTCAATAAAATCCAAACAGCAAGCAGCTTCAAATAGACAGAGGGAATGTGAAAGCCATAGTTCGGTGATCTGTTCATGCTTTGCTAAAACAAACCACTTGGTTTCTGGTAATTGTCGACTATTTCAACATCGGCACGTCACGTTTTCAAAACCACGGCTTCACTGTAGTCATGAAGTGTTTAAGCTTCAAGTTTATTTTTTGCACATTCACACATAACTCTACTACTCCcattgttttcaaatgacaGGTGTGACTGACGTTTGTGGAGCTGATGGAATGACACGTTTGTGGACTTCTTTACTTGCCTTTAATAGCATTGAAACATTTTAGCAATAGTTGAAACACATTGAAGCGAAATCAGGTTTCTTACTAATGTGGGAgcctttctgtttgtttcttgtCTGAACAGCCTGCGTGTCATTTCTGCCTGAGCCCTATAATCTCAGGTTATTTAGAGTTTTGAGAGCTTTCTGCACCCTGCAGCGATTCTTTTAATGAAACATTCAGCTGCTGTTTAGTCATTAAATAATCTGCAACTCAACCATGAGCACATTGGCTTACGAAGAAACACGTCTTCAGCATAAATCAACTCTGTTCTTTGCATGCACCAACGTCCCTGCAACCTTCCCACAGTTCCACTAGGAACGTTGAGAGTCGTGTTGAGGGACCAGCTCACAGAGAACATGTTCCTTCGTGTCTGTGGGTTTGTTTAATCTCTCTGTTTCTACACGACCGCCATTCACTTCTTTGCCACTGCACCCGAGTTGCTGGCTCTTTTTCATGCCATTGACAAAGACTTATTGAACAGCAGGAGATGGACATGTAGAAGGGAAGAGGCCCGTGTTTATAGGGGCCCATCACATTGTGGCTCAGAATTTCTTAGTTTGATGTCAATGTCCAGTAAGTCTTTCTCACTTGGAGATTTGTGGCTACTGAGATCTTTCTCAACCACGAAGGCGGGAATGATAAACCTACCgtgaaataataacaattttgTTCTAAGCACTAGTGATACTACTTGGTGTGGGATAAAACCGCTCCACTTCTCATGTGACCGACTCAGGTTTCCCGCCTTGTTAACCCCAGTAATGTTTGTGAAGTGGGCTTTACTTGCTTCCTAAGGTAACATGATCCTCATTCTACTTTCATCCCAGCGATTCTCTGCCCTGCCACTGAACTCTTGACCTCAGCTGGGGAGGCGATGGCGCTGATAACTGGTTGAGTGGATGCTGGGGTGTTAGTTCTGCTGGCTGAGGCCCGGGTCTGCGTGCTTGTTTCTCCATGACTCTTCGTGACTCTAGCATGAGTCGTCAATGTTAGGCGTTTGATTCACTGACTGTGGAAGGTTGTGATCGGATCCATAATATGATGAATGAAAGTCCAGAACACGGCGGCTCGATAATGTGGTCGTCTAGGAATTGAAAACATTCGCCTGGAACAGTGGGATAAGTGAAGTAATCCAATTTTCCAGGAGTCTACAGTTCTTCCTTTGTTATTTTAACTTTGAGTTTCCACTGCCATCAGTCGAGGAGAATCCGTCCAAATGCTCGCTGCCGAGCGGCAGCCTGGACCCGGTTTGGGGCCAGAGGGCAAGCTGCCTCTGTAAACAGGGGCCGCCTGTGCGTGTCCCTCATCcgtgatctgttttttttctcgatAGTGTTTGATGATACAACAATTCAAAAACTCGGGCAGACTCAAGCTAACACGAGTTAGATGACCTCAGAATACTGCACATACTTTCCTGGATGATGTCATGGGTAACTTTGCTGTTGAGCTGGCGGTCACATCATAGCAAGCTCTGAAAGTACCGCTGTCTCCAGCAGAAACAGAGGATTAGAGGAAACAGGATGGATACTGACTCATTCCAACCTAGTGATGGGTTAGAGAAACTATCCTCAATGTCAgcgctcagcaggtggcgccctcATTTGAAGACTGGTTTGAGATTTCGTTGAACTCGGTCTTCAAGGCCTACGATtgtggagcagagagtgccatctagtggactctgaaaatgagcacaccgtgtcatgaaacctcatctaactGGGAACAATATTCAATGTTATCTCACATGtggaaacaacacttcaaatgtaaaattcatttctgtttccaGATGGGAAAAACAATGGTTTTGTTTTACTATGAATGGAGTCTGAAGTGGATCCAGTTTCTGCAGAGCGATTGAATTCTGTCCTGCACCTGTGTCAGGACCTGATCCAAGCTGCGACAAATCCATTTAACTTCAGTGTTTATCAGATCAGATTGAACCACTTTTCAGAGCTGTTgggtaataaataaatcaatcaatcaatcaagcGAGGGAACAGGCATCATCATGAGTCATCTGCGTTTCTGTGCATCAACAACAGCCGGTGTCCAGACAGAATCTGGAAATCTACACTTTGTCTAAGCcgagttcctcctcctcctccccgcccCACAGGCATCCGTATGGGCAGCCTGGGGCTTTTTCTGCAGTGTGCTACCTCAACCTTCTTCTCCCTGGTCATGAGTCGCCTGGTGCGCCACTTTGGTTCCCGCTGGGTCTACCTGAGCAGCATGGTCAGCTTCACCGTCTCTGCTTTGGTCATCTGCCTCTCCAAGAGCGTGGTCCTGGTCACAGCCATGGCCGCCCTCACTGGTTACGCATACGCCATGTTGCAGACGCTGCCGTACACGCTCACCTGCCACTACCACAAGGAGAAAGAGGCAAGTGTGAAACACACCAGGTAGAAATTCCTCTTGTTTTGACACGTCTCTCTCCTGTTTCAGATCTACATGCCAAAAAGGAAAACCAAAGGCCTGCTTAAAAATGGCGTAGCAACCAAGCAGGACTATATAAGTCCCGCAGAAGAAGAAGCCGGTCTGATCCACCACGTCTTCTTCAGGCAGGACAGCTACGATTTCTACCCCAACAACAATCAGAACGGCTCCTCCCACATCCCTGTCGCGGGCGAGTTGGAGGCGGCGGACGCCGGTTGTGATAAGCGCGGCGTGGGCTTGGACTTCGCCATCCTGGACAgcaccttcctcctctctcaggtCTTTCCCACTCTCTTCATGGGTATGATCGTCCAGTTCGCGCAGTCCGTCACCGCCTACATCGCCTGCGCCGCCATCTTCGGCGTCGTCGCCATCTACACGGCGAGTCACATCGTCTTTGACCAAAAGGACCTCAAAAGCTGAGCGGGGGGAGGATTTCTTAGTTTGACTATGATGCACTGCTGTTCCCAGAATGCCTTTTGGTTTGTAGTCAGTCAAGTGCCACCGCTGGGTGAAGAGAGGTTTTACATGTTTGGTCTTTTTACCCAACAAATGTTTTTCTCAGGAATCATCAAGCAAATTTACTGTAACGTcaagtttgtaaatgtttttttttaaccctcctGCAGTGTCACATGAGGCATCAGTCGCCTGGCGTTTGCATTATCTACTGCtcagactcacttcctgtttcgtTTCAGTCATGTGTTTAAGTTCCTCAACAACTGAAACTGATGAGTGGTAGAACACAAGGATCCTGAGGTGAGACCCTCAAGTGTGCTCCGAGAATTCAGCTCCGAGCAGCAACACAAACCCAAATCACACGAATTGATTctaattttaatctcaattaatcgcactaggGCTGAGTTAACTCgagattaatggcaaattaatctcACATTTTGCATCTGACCAAAATGCAACTTCAAGTAAGGAATTTAGTCTTCACAGAAGTGACCATGAATGCTTTCAATGTTAAGCTGAAtgatgttcttgacagtatctgttatgttgggttgttggtgGCAAACAAATGTTAGCATCTt
It contains:
- the slc45a3 gene encoding solute carrier family 45 member 3 is translated as MNGWRSQWHLLLLNSLTCGLEICVAAGITYVPPLLLEAGVEERYMTMVLGIGPVLGLLFIPLIGSASDRCHSSYGRRRPFIWLLSLGVLVALLIIPHADVLAARLAWGGRTLQVGFLILGVGLLDFCGQVCFTPLEALLSDLYREEEDCSQAFAMFSFMVSVGGCIGYLLPAVDWSHSILSDYLGGQAECLFSLLILIFISSVLITMKVSEEPSSAGSIPVGSGSLLDSGSGAMEAGQCGVPRPCWYLLKCKLRLLKSGPLVCLLRTCWTMTPAIYRSYCHVPKVMRRLCVAQLCSWMAVMSFMLFFTDFVGEGLYQGVPSASPGSLSRQQYDEGIRMGSLGLFLQCATSTFFSLVMSRLVRHFGSRWVYLSSMVSFTVSALVICLSKSVVLVTAMAALTGYAYAMLQTLPYTLTCHYHKEKEIYMPKRKTKGLLKNGVATKQDYISPAEEEAGLIHHVFFRQDSYDFYPNNNQNGSSHIPVAGELEAADAGCDKRGVGLDFAILDSTFLLSQVFPTLFMGMIVQFAQSVTAYIACAAIFGVVAIYTASHIVFDQKDLKS